A genomic segment from Vicinamibacterales bacterium encodes:
- a CDS encoding MATE family efflux transporter yields the protein MSRTLTLADLRAELPAMLRLAVPVVLAEVGWMSMGIVDTIMVAPLGPAAIGATGIGTAIHMAVAIFGMGLLLGLDTLVSQAYGAGDHRDCHRWLVHGLAMGAGIAVPITLACLAVVAAIPRFGFHPQVGVLLDGYFSVVLWSTLPLLLYAALRRYLQGIHAVAPVAAALVTANLVNAGANWAFIYGHLGVPALGVTGAAWATFASRTYMVAVLLTAAWWYDRARASGLLDFSRHLSWDRFARLWRLGFPAASQISIEVGVFALATALAGQLDPVSSASHQIALNIAGMAFMVPLGVASAGAVRVGNRVGARDPDGAARAGWTALALGGAFMCTTAAAFLLAPRWLVGLFSPGAAVVELGGSLLLIAAVFQLFDGLQAVATGVLRGLGDTRTAMVVNLTGHWLLGLPIAYTLCFAVGLGVRGLWMGLSTGLIVCGVILTWVWRRRIAAYAATGQRP from the coding sequence TTGTCCCGCACGCTGACGCTCGCCGATCTCCGCGCCGAACTGCCGGCCATGCTGCGCCTGGCGGTGCCGGTCGTCCTCGCCGAGGTCGGCTGGATGTCGATGGGCATCGTGGACACGATCATGGTCGCGCCACTCGGGCCCGCCGCCATCGGGGCCACCGGAATCGGCACGGCCATCCACATGGCGGTCGCGATCTTCGGGATGGGACTGCTGCTGGGGCTGGACACGCTCGTCTCGCAGGCCTACGGCGCGGGCGATCACCGCGACTGCCACCGCTGGCTCGTCCACGGCCTGGCGATGGGCGCCGGCATCGCCGTCCCGATCACGCTGGCGTGCCTGGCGGTGGTGGCGGCCATCCCGCGCTTCGGGTTCCACCCGCAGGTGGGCGTGCTGCTCGATGGCTACTTCTCGGTCGTGCTCTGGAGCACGCTGCCGCTGCTGCTCTACGCGGCGCTGCGCCGCTACCTGCAGGGCATCCACGCGGTCGCCCCGGTGGCCGCGGCGCTCGTCACCGCCAACCTCGTGAACGCGGGCGCGAACTGGGCCTTCATCTACGGGCACCTCGGCGTGCCGGCGCTCGGCGTCACCGGGGCCGCGTGGGCGACGTTCGCGTCGCGGACGTACATGGTGGCCGTGCTGCTGACGGCGGCCTGGTGGTACGACCGCGCGCGCGCCAGCGGCCTGCTGGACTTCTCGCGGCATCTCTCGTGGGACCGCTTCGCCCGTCTGTGGCGGCTGGGCTTCCCGGCGGCGTCGCAGATCTCGATCGAGGTCGGTGTCTTCGCGCTGGCCACGGCGCTGGCCGGGCAGCTCGATCCCGTGTCGAGCGCCTCGCACCAGATTGCCCTGAACATCGCCGGCATGGCCTTCATGGTGCCGCTCGGCGTCGCCTCGGCCGGCGCGGTCCGCGTGGGGAACCGCGTGGGCGCGCGCGATCCGGACGGCGCCGCGCGAGCGGGCTGGACGGCCCTGGCCCTGGGCGGCGCGTTCATGTGCACGACGGCCGCGGCGTTCCTGCTCGCGCCCCGATGGCTCGTCGGCCTGTTCTCGCCCGGCGCGGCGGTGGTCGAACTGGGGGGGTCGCTCCTGCTGATCGCGGCGGTGTTCCAGTTGTTCGACGGCCTGCAGGCCGTGGCCACCGGCGTCCTGCGGGGCCTGGGCGACACCCGGACGGCGATGGTCGTGAACCTGACCGGCCACTGGCTCCTCGGATTGCCCATCGCCTACACGTTGTGCTTTGCTGTCGGCCTCGGTGTGCGGGGCCTGTGGATGGGCCTCTCGACGGGGCTCATCGTCTGCGGCGTCATCCTCACGTGGGTGTGGCGCCGGCGTATCGCCGCCTACGCGGCAACGGGACAACGGCCATGA
- a CDS encoding fibronectin type III domain-containing protein has protein sequence MVTTRDVMEAGTAPGRSDIVAALDVGLQTSLTASGVPPGTYYVRVRAGNYTGLSAPSNEVAVTVP, from the coding sequence GTGGTCACGACGCGCGACGTGATGGAGGCCGGCACCGCGCCCGGCCGCAGTGACATCGTGGCCGCGCTCGACGTCGGCCTCCAGACGTCACTGACAGCGAGCGGCGTGCCGCCGGGCACCTACTACGTCCGCGTCCGCGCCGGGAACTACACGGGGCTGAGCGCGCCGTCGAACGAGGTTGCGGTCACCGTGCCCTGA
- a CDS encoding amidohydrolase family protein — translation MTCDTHVHFFSPGFFDALGAAKGLPADGRVQFVARALGWDAPESVTALADRWVDELDRQGVARAAIIASVPGDEAAVAAAVKAHPTRFVGFYMLDPTAEGPRDRISWAGAHGLRGVCLFPAMHRFPLYGPEAARAVEMAAALKGTAVFVHCGVLTVGARARLGLPSQFEMRYGNPLDLQALATAHPGVPFILPHFGAGMFREALMLADACPNVYFDTSSSNRWIRYTKGLTLTDVFRTALDVVGSRRLLFGTDSSYFPRGWQLDVLDTQWAALGAAGATDTEIADVMFGNFQRLFPEA, via the coding sequence ATGACCTGCGACACGCACGTGCACTTCTTCTCTCCGGGATTCTTCGACGCGCTCGGCGCCGCGAAGGGCCTCCCGGCCGATGGGCGGGTGCAGTTCGTGGCGCGGGCCCTCGGGTGGGACGCTCCGGAGTCGGTGACCGCCCTGGCCGACCGCTGGGTGGACGAACTGGATCGGCAGGGAGTGGCGCGCGCCGCGATCATCGCCTCGGTGCCCGGGGACGAGGCGGCGGTGGCGGCGGCGGTGAAGGCGCACCCCACCCGCTTCGTCGGGTTCTACATGCTGGATCCGACGGCGGAGGGTCCGCGCGATCGCATCTCCTGGGCCGGCGCGCACGGCCTCCGCGGCGTCTGCCTGTTCCCGGCCATGCACCGCTTCCCCCTGTATGGGCCCGAGGCCGCGCGCGCGGTGGAGATGGCCGCGGCCCTGAAGGGCACGGCGGTGTTCGTCCACTGCGGCGTGCTGACGGTGGGCGCCCGCGCCCGGCTCGGGCTGCCGAGCCAGTTCGAGATGCGCTACGGCAACCCGCTGGATCTGCAGGCGCTCGCCACGGCCCACCCGGGCGTGCCGTTCATCCTTCCCCACTTCGGCGCCGGCATGTTCCGCGAGGCCCTGATGCTGGCCGACGCCTGTCCCAACGTGTACTTCGATACGTCGTCCTCGAATCGCTGGATCCGCTATACGAAGGGGCTGACGCTCACCGACGTGTTCCGCACGGCCCTGGACGTGGTGGGATCGCGGCGCCTGCTATTTGGCACCGACTCGTCGTACTTCCCGCGCGGCTGGCAGCTGGACGTGCTGGACACGCAATGGGCGGCCCTCGGCGCGGCCGGGGCCACGGACACGGAGATCGCCGACGTCATGTTCGGGAACTTCCAGCGGCTGTTCCCGGAGGCCTAG
- a CDS encoding META domain-containing protein, translated as MARLGAALAALVLLAAAGCSEADLLTAPTSSARLDGTWHLASLQTSAVSHTEPASERRFTLTFADDRLLVKADCNTCAASTTLDGDVLTVSLLACTKAICTTTPLDTVFTTSLETSHTVRLDASRLQLASTRGELRFER; from the coding sequence ATGGCGCGACTGGGAGCGGCCCTGGCGGCGCTGGTGCTGCTGGCGGCCGCCGGCTGCAGCGAGGCCGACCTGCTCACGGCGCCGACGTCGTCGGCCCGGCTCGACGGCACCTGGCACCTCGCGTCCCTCCAGACCAGCGCGGTGTCGCACACGGAGCCGGCCAGCGAGCGGCGGTTCACGCTGACCTTCGCCGACGACCGGCTGCTGGTGAAGGCCGACTGCAACACCTGCGCGGCCAGCACCACCCTCGACGGCGATGTGCTGACGGTCAGCCTGCTCGCCTGCACCAAGGCCATCTGCACCACGACCCCGCTCGACACCGTGTTCACCACCAGCCTCGAGACGAGCCATACCGTCCGGCTGGACGCGTCGCGCCTGCAGCTGGCGTCCACGCGCGGGGAGCTGCGATTCGAGCGCTAA
- the argG gene encoding argininosuccinate synthase produces the protein MGNILQALPVGEKVGIAFSGGLDTSAALHWMRAKGAIPYAYTANLGQPDEKDYDDIPKKAMAYGAEKARLIECRHQLVAEGLAAIQCAAFHVSTGGATYFNTTPLGRAVTGTMLVVAMKEDDVNVWGDGSTFKGNDIERFYRYGLLANPNLRVYKPWLDQQFIDELGGRTEMSEYMIAHGFEYKMSVEKAYSTDSNILGATHEAKDLEFLNKGITIVQPIMGAAFWREDVPVKAETVSVRFEEGHPVALNGHTFADALALFTEANAIGGRHGLGMCDQIENRIIEAKSRGIYEAPGMALLHLVYERLVTGIHNEDTIEQYRNNGRRLGRLLYQGRWFDPQAMMLRETAQRWVARAVTGEVTVELRRGNDYSILDTTSPNLTYKPERLTMEKGEAFFTPQDRIGQLTMRNLDIIDTRDKLRVYSETGLIGTGAADGMPLLAAAEPGSDKD, from the coding sequence TTGGGCAACATCCTGCAGGCACTTCCGGTCGGCGAGAAAGTCGGCATCGCGTTCTCGGGCGGGCTCGACACGAGCGCGGCCCTCCACTGGATGCGCGCGAAGGGCGCCATCCCCTACGCGTACACCGCCAACCTCGGGCAGCCCGACGAGAAGGACTACGACGACATCCCGAAGAAGGCCATGGCGTACGGGGCCGAGAAGGCGCGGCTCATCGAGTGCCGACACCAGCTCGTGGCGGAAGGCCTGGCCGCCATCCAGTGCGCGGCCTTCCATGTCTCCACCGGCGGCGCCACCTACTTCAACACGACGCCGCTCGGGCGCGCGGTCACGGGCACGATGCTCGTCGTGGCCATGAAGGAGGACGACGTCAACGTCTGGGGCGACGGCAGCACCTTCAAGGGCAACGACATCGAGCGGTTCTACCGCTATGGCCTCCTCGCCAACCCGAACCTCCGCGTCTACAAGCCGTGGCTGGATCAGCAGTTCATCGACGAGCTCGGCGGCCGGACCGAGATGTCGGAGTACATGATCGCCCACGGGTTCGAGTACAAGATGAGCGTCGAGAAGGCGTACTCGACGGACTCGAACATCCTCGGGGCCACCCACGAGGCCAAGGACCTGGAGTTCCTGAACAAGGGCATCACCATCGTCCAGCCGATCATGGGCGCCGCCTTCTGGCGCGAGGACGTGCCCGTCAAGGCCGAGACCGTGAGCGTGCGCTTCGAGGAAGGGCATCCCGTGGCCCTCAACGGCCATACGTTCGCCGACGCGCTGGCGCTCTTCACCGAGGCCAACGCCATCGGCGGCCGCCACGGCCTGGGCATGTGCGACCAGATCGAGAACCGCATCATCGAGGCCAAGAGCCGCGGCATCTACGAGGCGCCGGGCATGGCGCTGCTGCACCTGGTCTACGAACGCCTCGTCACGGGCATCCACAACGAGGACACGATCGAGCAGTACCGGAACAACGGCCGCCGCCTGGGGCGCCTCCTCTACCAGGGCCGCTGGTTCGACCCGCAGGCGATGATGCTGCGCGAGACGGCCCAGCGGTGGGTGGCGCGCGCGGTCACGGGCGAGGTCACGGTGGAGCTCCGGCGCGGGAACGACTACTCCATCCTCGACACCACGAGCCCGAACCTCACCTACAAGCCCGAGCGCCTCACGATGGAGAAAGGCGAGGCGTTCTTCACGCCGCAGGACCGTATCGGCCAGCTCACGATGCGCAACCTGGACATCATCGACACGCGCGACAAGCTGCGCGTCTACAGCGAGACCGGGCTCATCGGCACGGGCGCGGCCGACGGCATGCCGCTCCTGGCCGCGGCCGAGCCCGGCAGCGACAAGGACTGA
- a CDS encoding caspase family protein: MATRRALLFGIDDYANIRPLDGCANDSRLVRRLLVERFGFPEANVTQLLNAEATRAAMLAAFDALIAATGDDDVVVVHYAGHGSQMRDREGDEPSGFDSTLMPWDTGRAPLENRDITDDEIHLKLEALSAKTPHITLLVDACHSGTITRDAFGAKTRAVEPDLRPVSQLPPSPIPGGRLPRTRSGASGWLPLGDRYVLISGCRDDEEAMEYVPADGSGPNGALTYFLCQELGKAAGTTTYRDVFEAVSARVTAYNRGQHPQMEGTADKVIFGVTELPPAPFVAVTARTGASVTLGAGSAQGVTAGSSYAVQPAGAKTTDAATALGTVVVRTVAPFSAEADVTAETGAGITPGTRAFETRHAHDGAPLAVQLADPDAEAAFGARLAASALLGVAAGATPAVRVSLLPARTAVGPGDPVPQAGPLADARWAVVDRTGSLVMPLKARGDVETVVQNLEKVARAARVLALDNPVPGRLRGAVTLDVLRHAPDGSYVPAAPPADGGQVEIDEGQRVRFQITNHHDRPLFVAVLYIGTGAEITVPAHLQLAPGVTDGSLTGPITFPPNYPFVDLGDPFTGVDAVETVKLVVSEEAVDFSGLAQAAVRSAGPIPARSPLAASLQRAAGISTRGFAVDPAPAPAAPSEPDWTVHARSLLVRRRATTLTAAPAAVGQAVVSAPALTGTLGTGLGADGRDDTADFATAALHGALQAADVAMKQTLVIDGARPAGAATRGAETAPVAVQLRPPPDGYGQMVLAADELGVVSWAFAESAPATRGDGRAGGRTYTIPGAVPQESPGSPGTRGVIGLVGRKVIKELVFPILEPMLGRAGASAVHWLETARWPYRVRAFTPDDYTRDDVPAIDGDGWRRLGAGRALLMVHGTFSRSHLAFAALPREDVETLHRMYGGRVFAFDHLFLSEDPAENVRWLASRMPDDVDLTFDIVCHSRGGLVSRVLAEKQGELSLGSRRVRVGKVVLVGVPNAGTVLADPAHVQRLLDVFTNLVNFLPDQLGTPVLTMLVEFAKLAAIGALDALPGLRSMHPAGDFARWLNAPADADGTRYFAVASNMAPSDPGLRHFVRSRALDALFHGGNDLVVPSAGAFTAEGASLFPVPSPLLLDGDAAVAHTKYFADPAVRRQVLGWLGTA; encoded by the coding sequence ATGGCCACCAGGCGCGCCCTCCTCTTCGGCATCGACGACTACGCGAACATCCGGCCGCTCGACGGCTGCGCCAACGACTCCCGCCTGGTGCGCCGCCTGCTCGTGGAGCGCTTCGGCTTCCCCGAGGCGAACGTCACCCAGCTCCTGAATGCCGAGGCCACGCGCGCGGCGATGCTGGCCGCGTTCGACGCCCTCATCGCGGCCACGGGCGACGACGACGTCGTGGTCGTCCACTACGCGGGCCACGGATCGCAGATGCGCGACCGCGAGGGCGACGAGCCGAGCGGTTTCGACAGCACGCTCATGCCCTGGGACACGGGCCGGGCGCCGCTCGAGAACCGCGACATCACCGACGACGAGATCCACCTGAAGCTCGAAGCCCTGTCGGCGAAGACGCCGCACATCACGCTGCTCGTGGACGCGTGCCACTCGGGCACGATCACGCGCGATGCCTTCGGCGCGAAGACCCGCGCCGTGGAGCCGGATCTCCGGCCGGTGTCGCAACTGCCGCCGTCGCCCATCCCCGGCGGACGCCTGCCGCGGACGCGCTCCGGCGCCAGCGGATGGCTGCCTCTGGGCGATCGCTACGTGCTCATCTCCGGCTGCCGCGACGACGAAGAGGCGATGGAGTACGTGCCGGCGGACGGCAGCGGCCCCAACGGCGCGCTCACCTACTTCTTGTGCCAGGAGCTCGGCAAGGCCGCCGGGACGACGACCTACCGGGACGTGTTCGAGGCGGTCTCGGCGCGCGTCACGGCCTACAACAGGGGCCAGCACCCGCAGATGGAAGGCACGGCCGACAAGGTGATCTTCGGCGTGACCGAGCTGCCCCCGGCGCCCTTCGTGGCGGTCACGGCCCGGACCGGCGCGTCGGTGACGCTCGGCGCCGGATCGGCGCAGGGCGTGACGGCAGGATCGTCGTACGCCGTCCAGCCCGCCGGCGCCAAGACCACCGACGCGGCGACCGCGCTCGGCACGGTGGTGGTACGGACCGTGGCGCCCTTTTCGGCGGAGGCCGACGTGACGGCCGAGACCGGCGCCGGCATCACGCCCGGCACCCGGGCGTTCGAGACGCGACACGCGCACGACGGCGCCCCGCTGGCGGTGCAGCTGGCCGATCCCGACGCCGAGGCCGCGTTCGGCGCGCGGCTGGCCGCGTCGGCGCTGCTCGGGGTGGCGGCAGGCGCCACGCCTGCGGTTCGCGTCTCGCTCCTGCCGGCGCGGACCGCCGTCGGGCCTGGCGATCCCGTCCCGCAGGCCGGTCCCCTCGCCGACGCGCGGTGGGCCGTCGTCGATCGGACCGGCAGCCTCGTGATGCCGCTCAAGGCGCGCGGCGACGTGGAGACGGTGGTCCAGAACCTGGAGAAGGTCGCGCGGGCCGCACGGGTGCTGGCGCTGGACAACCCCGTGCCCGGTCGCCTCCGTGGAGCGGTGACGCTCGACGTGCTGCGACACGCCCCGGACGGCAGCTACGTACCGGCGGCGCCGCCGGCCGACGGCGGTCAGGTCGAGATCGACGAAGGCCAGCGCGTCCGCTTCCAGATCACCAACCATCACGACCGGCCGCTGTTCGTCGCCGTCCTCTACATCGGCACCGGCGCCGAGATCACGGTGCCCGCGCACCTGCAGCTCGCACCGGGCGTCACCGACGGGAGCCTCACCGGCCCGATCACGTTTCCGCCCAACTACCCCTTCGTGGACCTGGGCGATCCGTTCACGGGCGTGGACGCGGTGGAGACGGTGAAGCTCGTCGTGTCGGAGGAAGCGGTGGACTTCAGCGGCCTGGCGCAGGCCGCCGTCCGCAGCGCCGGGCCGATCCCGGCGAGGTCGCCGCTGGCGGCGTCGCTGCAGCGCGCGGCGGGCATCTCGACGCGCGGGTTCGCGGTGGATCCGGCGCCGGCGCCCGCCGCGCCGTCGGAGCCCGACTGGACCGTCCACGCGCGATCGCTGCTCGTGCGCCGGCGGGCCACCACCCTGACCGCGGCGCCAGCCGCCGTCGGGCAGGCGGTGGTCTCGGCCCCGGCCCTGACCGGCACGCTCGGCACCGGCCTCGGCGCCGACGGGCGCGACGACACCGCGGACTTCGCGACGGCCGCGCTCCACGGCGCGCTGCAGGCCGCCGATGTCGCGATGAAGCAGACGCTCGTCATCGACGGCGCCCGGCCGGCGGGCGCCGCGACGAGGGGGGCCGAGACCGCCCCGGTGGCGGTGCAGCTCAGGCCGCCGCCCGACGGCTACGGCCAGATGGTGCTCGCGGCCGATGAACTCGGCGTCGTGTCGTGGGCCTTCGCCGAATCCGCGCCGGCCACGCGCGGCGACGGCCGGGCCGGCGGACGCACGTATACGATTCCCGGCGCGGTGCCGCAGGAGTCGCCCGGCTCGCCGGGCACCCGCGGCGTCATCGGCCTCGTGGGCAGGAAGGTCATCAAGGAGCTGGTGTTCCCGATTCTCGAGCCGATGCTGGGCCGGGCTGGCGCGTCGGCCGTGCACTGGCTCGAGACCGCGCGCTGGCCGTACCGCGTCCGCGCCTTCACCCCCGACGACTACACGCGGGACGACGTGCCGGCGATCGACGGGGACGGGTGGCGCCGCCTTGGCGCGGGCCGCGCGCTCCTGATGGTGCACGGCACCTTCAGCCGGTCGCACCTGGCCTTCGCCGCGCTGCCCAGGGAGGACGTCGAGACGCTGCACCGGATGTACGGCGGGCGCGTGTTCGCGTTCGACCACCTGTTCCTCTCCGAGGATCCGGCCGAGAACGTCCGCTGGCTCGCCTCCCGGATGCCGGACGACGTCGATCTCACGTTCGACATCGTGTGCCATTCGCGCGGCGGACTCGTGAGCCGCGTGCTCGCCGAGAAGCAGGGCGAGCTGTCCCTGGGCAGCCGCCGGGTCCGCGTCGGCAAGGTGGTGCTCGTCGGCGTGCCGAACGCCGGCACCGTCCTGGCCGATCCCGCCCACGTGCAGCGCCTGCTGGACGTCTTCACGAACCTCGTGAACTTCCTGCCGGACCAGCTCGGCACGCCGGTGCTCACGATGCTGGTCGAGTTCGCGAAGCTGGCGGCCATCGGCGCGCTGGACGCCCTCCCGGGACTGCGGTCGATGCACCCGGCAGGCGACTTCGCGCGGTGGCTGAACGCACCCGCCGACGCGGACGGCACGCGCTACTTCGCCGTGGCGTCGAACATGGCTCCGTCCGACCCTGGCCTGCGGCACTTCGTGCGGTCGCGGGCCCTCGACGCGCTCTTCCACGGCGGCAACGACCTGGTCGTGCCGTCCGCGGGCGCGTTCACGGCCGAGGGCGCCTCGCTCTTCCCCGTGCCGTCGCCGCTGCTGCTGGACGGCGACGCGGCGGTGGCGCACACGAAGTACTTCGCCGACCCGGCCGTGCGGCGGCAGGTGCTCGGCTGGCTGGGAACGGCGTAA
- a CDS encoding clostripain-related cysteine peptidase, producing MPETAPPRKPWAVLAYTIAEDTHSSTLLDTTARGELEALCDAADLRKVSLAAQVDFKGRRGVYRGAVTRVAPKRRGFSDIDPKRFELWKQVEASVEAGEATVRLQRDPSDLNATDVDVLEAFLEFGRAECPADRYVVSFFGHAAGPLGLFEDRTPGSDRQDTMRLPALVRGFKGAGSRADVVIFRDCYMNCLETAYQLRNSTEFLVATQAMAPASGAWPWRAFMQRLGEGGSAYDVGLGVAKALGAYLDDPANRDDLEAVPYSLLDLSAAADIVAPLAQLTDALDAARLDPDRRRLYARALEASRVGSPLRGKLPGDPALLDVRTLCTRLGRLKGHPVAAPAAALGRVVRTTLVRWHHSQTRHHKGTALFYKPVTEDDLNDSFLQATNEPVAADDAAHYRALALSKATGWHRIALNPLPID from the coding sequence ATGCCCGAGACCGCGCCCCCCCGGAAGCCGTGGGCCGTCCTGGCCTACACGATCGCCGAGGACACGCACTCGTCCACCCTGCTCGACACCACGGCCAGGGGCGAGCTCGAGGCGCTCTGCGACGCCGCCGACCTCCGCAAGGTGAGCCTGGCCGCGCAGGTGGACTTCAAGGGCCGGCGCGGCGTCTATCGCGGCGCCGTCACCAGGGTCGCGCCGAAGCGGCGCGGCTTCTCGGACATCGACCCGAAACGCTTCGAGCTGTGGAAGCAGGTGGAGGCGAGCGTGGAGGCCGGGGAGGCCACGGTCCGGCTGCAGCGCGACCCGTCGGATCTCAACGCCACCGATGTCGACGTCCTGGAAGCGTTCCTCGAGTTCGGCCGCGCGGAATGCCCGGCCGATCGGTACGTGGTGTCGTTCTTCGGACATGCCGCCGGGCCGCTCGGGCTCTTCGAGGACCGGACGCCCGGCAGCGACAGGCAGGACACGATGCGCCTGCCCGCCCTGGTCAGGGGCTTCAAGGGCGCGGGCAGCCGGGCCGACGTGGTGATCTTCCGCGACTGCTACATGAACTGCCTCGAGACCGCCTACCAGCTCAGGAACTCCACGGAGTTCCTCGTGGCCACGCAGGCGATGGCACCGGCCTCCGGCGCGTGGCCGTGGCGGGCCTTCATGCAGCGACTGGGCGAGGGGGGGAGCGCGTACGACGTCGGGCTCGGGGTGGCCAAGGCGCTGGGCGCCTACCTGGACGACCCGGCGAACCGCGACGACCTGGAGGCGGTGCCCTATTCCCTGCTGGATCTGAGCGCGGCCGCCGACATCGTGGCGCCGCTGGCGCAGCTGACCGACGCCCTCGACGCGGCCCGGCTGGATCCGGACCGGCGCCGGCTGTACGCGCGGGCGCTCGAGGCGTCGCGCGTGGGGTCGCCGCTGCGGGGCAAGCTCCCGGGCGACCCGGCGCTGCTCGACGTGCGGACGCTTTGCACGCGGCTCGGCAGGCTCAAGGGCCACCCGGTGGCGGCGCCAGCGGCCGCCCTGGGGCGCGTCGTGCGCACCACGCTCGTACGCTGGCACCACAGCCAGACGCGCCACCACAAGGGGACGGCCCTCTTCTACAAGCCCGTGACGGAAGACGATCTCAACGACTCGTTCCTGCAGGCCACGAACGAACCGGTGGCCGCCGACGACGCCGCCCACTATCGGGCGCTCGCGCTGTCGAAGGCCACCGGGTGGCACCGGATCGCGCTGAACCCGCTGCCGATCGACTAG